One genomic segment of Coffea arabica cultivar ET-39 chromosome 6e, Coffea Arabica ET-39 HiFi, whole genome shotgun sequence includes these proteins:
- the LOC113697522 gene encoding uncharacterized protein isoform X1 yields MVGIMATVSRDKISSLINSVKFDADIPSKLEHLRSLSDELSNADSVLLSKFLSPLLDLLSDRFSPVRKFTAEMIGDIGLKFAESIPEMVPVLIPVLKDDTPAVARQAIRCGMEIFRYVLFKVALQGMYSNELDTSLESSWSWMLKFRDEICSLAFKPGSDGRRLLALKFMETVVLLYTPDPNGSSDPPADLDSEASVKEFNISWLRGGHPILNIGDLSIEASQSLGLLLDQLRFPTVKSLNNLIIIMLINSLSAIASKRPAFYGRILPVLLGLDPSSSSGKGVHHALKSAFLSCLNCTHPGAVPWRDRLIDTLRELKAVGVAEHAAIELASQNSGSLERKNDSLITQDRKPTSKALDDICNDASRKRTGMEESTDLLEDKMSVKRMKSVPVTSDGSTNDLSSDQGRVPSGGSGACKMEEDSGPVQQLVGMFGALVAQGEKAIASLEILISSISADLLAEVVIANMRNFPSNRPQIEGDNEQLFGRGSCPGMSGSNSEFDNLTLLLTNILSQSSAVPQKDSGMDSLPSAANELELRGTSGNTDVPGMSYVMEEASVPTTTPASSGGHVPCDTENGGSGTPSDVIDVGNEESEIPGLDLPVPKDELVITSLGSTELKDASQEQVSSLARSSLELLPSVSTDRSEELSPRATVTDLSCVNSLSATSSGLSTQLLLPKISAPVISLSDDQLDNLQKPILLRITDTYKQIATAGGSQVCLSVLAYLGVKFPLDLEPWKLLQTHILSDYVNHEGHELTLRVLYRLYGEAEEDHDFVSSTTAKSVYEMFLLTVAETLRDSFPWPDKCLNRLLVEVPYLPDSILKLLEGMCSPGGSNKDNNNPERVRQGLSIVWSLILLRPPIRDACLTIALKSAIHPVEEVRDKALRLVVNKLYPQPSMSRQIEAFAWEVLVSAANANTALESCDADGANAEFKDSDMGKPSNELPVVGTSSKGLSAVTDSFSISESISSSLLAEGQRRMALYFAICTKNHSLFRQIFVIYESTSKAVKQAVLHHIPKLVRAIGPSPELLQILPDPPTGSMELVMQVLHTLIDGTTPSSELLSTIKKLYDTKVKDVEILILILPFLPKDEVLAMFPHLVNSPLEKFQLALARVLQGSSSFCPAITPAEALIAIHGIDPERDGIPLKKVTEACNTCFEQRQIFTQQVLAKVLNQLVEQTPLPLLFMRTVLQAIGAFPSLVDYIMEILSRLVQKQIWKYPKLWVGFIKCAFLTKPESFGVLLQLPPAHLENVLHRTPALRDPLIAHASQPHIKSSLPRSVLVVLGLASDFHNSDLTKPTHSETGELGKSEHTHSSHAQSEETSKSDKEVVTDKSKESSDAT; encoded by the exons ATGGTAGGAATAATGGCGACAGTTTCCAGAGACAAAATCTCGAGTCTCATAAACTCGGTGAAGTTTGACGCTGATATTCCTTCGAAGCTGGAACACTTACGCTCGCTGAGCGACGAACTCTCGAATGCCGATTCtgtcttgctctccaagtttctcTCCCCTCTTCTGGACCTCCTCTCGGACCGCTTCAGTCCCGTTCGTAAATTCACTGCTGA GATGATTGGCGACATTGGATTGAAGTTTGCAGAATCCATACCTGAAATGGTACCTGTATTAATACCTGTGTTGAAGGATGATACCCCAGCGGTTGCTCGACAGGCTATTAGGTGTGGTATGGAGATTTTTCGCTATGTTCTATTCAAAGTTGCGCTCCAG GGAATGTATTCAAACGAGTTGGATACTTCTCTGGAATCATCTTGGTCATGGATGCTAAAGTTTCGCGATGAGATATGCTCGTTGGCATTTAAG CCAGGAAGTGATGGGAGAAGGTTGCTTGCACTGAAGTTTATGGAAACAGTTGTTCTACTCTATACACCTGATCCTAATGGCTCCTCAGATCCACCTGCTGATCTAGATTCAGAAG CCAGTGTTAAAGAATTTAACATATCATGGCTTCGAGGGGGTCATCCTATactaaatattggagatttgtCAATTGAAGCAAGTCAGAGTTTGGGTCTGCTGCTCGATCAGTTGAGATTTCCAACAGTAAAGTCACTGAACAACTTGATTATCATTATGCTTATCAACAG TCTCTCTGCAATTGCAAGTAAAAGGCCTGCATTTTATGGACGTATTCTGCCAGTTTTACTTGGTTTGGACCCTTCAAGCTCCAGTGGCAAAGGGGTGCATCATGCTTTGAAGAGTGCCTTCCTCTCTTGCTTGAATTGTACTCATCCGGGTGCTGTCCCG TGGCGTGATCGCTTAATTGATACTCTGAGAGAATTAAAAGCTGTAGGAGTGGCAGAACATGCTGCTATAGAACTAGCTTCACAAAATAGTGGAAGTTTAGAGAGGAAAAATGATTCTTTAATAACCCAG GATCGAAAACCTACAAGCAAGGCCCTTGATGATATATGCAATGACGCCAGCAGGAAAAGAACAGGAATGGAAGAAAGTACTGATCTACTTGAGGATAAAATGTCTGTAAAACGCATGAAATCTGTGCCTGTCACCTCTGATGGATCAACAAATGATTTAAGTTCTGACCAGGGCAGAGTTCCTTCTGGTGGATCTGGGGCTTGTAAAATGGAAGAAGACAGTGGCCCTGTCCAACAACTTGTTGGTATGTTTGGTGCATTGGTTGCTCAAGGAGAAAAAGCTATTGCATCATTAGAGATTCTCATCTCTAGTATATCAGCTGACTTGCTTGCTGAAGTTGTAATTGCTAACATgcgaaattttccttcaaatcgCCCTCAAATTGAAGGAGATAATGAGCAGTTGTTTGGCAGAGGGTCTTGTCCTGGCATGTCAGGAAGCAATTCTGAGTTTGATAATTTAACATTGCTTCTCACCAACATTCTTTCACAATCTAGTGCTGTCCCACAGAAAGATAGTGGGATGGATTCTCTACCTTCTGCAGCAAATGAGCTTGAG CTAAGAGGGACCTCGGGTAATACTGATGTCCCTGGTATGAGCTATGTGATGGAAGAGGCTTCAGTGCCTACAACTACTCCAGCTTCTTCAGGTGGACATGTCCCATGTGACACAGAGAATGGTGGTTCAGGGACGCCCTCTGATGTTATTGATGTTGGGAATGAAGAGAGTGAGATACCTGGTCTAGATTTACCAGTTCCCAAGGATGAATTAGTTATTACTTCTTTGGGTTCAACTGAATTGAAGGATGCAAGTCAAGAACAAGTTAGTAGTCTAGCTAGGTCATCACTAGAATTACTTCCTTCAGTGTCAACTGATAGGTCTGAGGAACTTAGCCCTAGAGCTACAGTCACAGACCTAAGCTGTGTCAACTCCTTAAGTGCAACTTCTTCTGGGTTATCGACACAGTTGCTTTTGCCCAAGATTTCTGCCCCGGTTATAAGTCTTAGTGATGACCAGCTAGATAACTTACAGAAGCCGATTCTCTTGCGCATAACTGATACTTACAAGCAAATAGCTACCGCTGGAGGTTCTCAAGTCTGCCTTTCTGTACTTGCTTATTTAGGAGTTAAG TTTCCATTGGATTTAGAGCCATGGAAGTTACTACAAACACATATACTGTCTGACTATGTAAATCATGAG GGGCACGAGTTGACTTTGCGTGTCCTCTACAGGTTATATGGTGAAGCAGAAGAGGACCACGACTTTGTTTCCTCAACCACTGCTAAATCTGTATATGAGATGTTTCTTCTTACCGTG GCAGAAACATTAAGGGATTCTTTTCCATGGCCTGACAAATGTCTAAATAGATTGCTTGTTGAAGTTCCTTACCTGCCCgattccattttgaaattgcttGAGGGCATGTGTTCCCCTGGTGGCAGTAACAAAGATAACAACAATCCGGAACGAGTTCGGCAAGGTCTTAGTATTGTATGGAGTCTGATTTTGTTGAGGCCTCCTATTCGAGATGCCTGCCTAACAATTGctttgaag AGTGCAATTCATCCGGTTGAAGAAGTGCGAGATAAGGCCTTACGTCTG GTGGTGAACAAGCTTTATCCTCAGCCTTCAATGTCACGGCAAATAGAAGCTTTTGCCTGGGAGGTGTTGGTATCAGCTGCAAATGCCAATACTGCACTGGAGTCATGTGATGCTGATGGAGCTAATGCTGAATTTAAG GATTCTGATATGGGAAAACCATCAAATGAACTTCCTGTTGTTGGTACCTCTTCCAAAGGGTTATCAGCAGTCACCGATTCATTTTCAATATCTGAAAGTATATCGTCCTCCTTACTAGCTGAGGGGCAGCGACGCATGGCTCTGTATTTTGCAATTTGTACAAAG AATCACTCCCTCTTTCGCCAAATATTTGTTATTTATGAGAGTACATCCAAGGCTGTAAAGCAG GCAGTATTACACCACATCCCAAAGCTTGTTCGAGCAATTGGCCCGTCGCCTGAGCTTCTTCAAATCTTACCTGATCCACCAACTGGAAGCATGGAGCTTGTGATGCAG GTTTTACACACATTGATAGATGGGACAACGCCTTCCTCGGAATTGTTATCTACCATTAAGAAGTTGTATGATACTAAAGTAAAG GATGTAGAGATTCTAATTCTCATACTGCCATTTTTGCCAAAAGATGAG GTTTTGGCAATGTTTCCACATCTCGTGAATTCCCCATTGGAGAAGTTTCAGCTTGCCCTTGCACGTGTGCTTCAG GGGTCTTCTAGTTTCTGTCCGGCAATAACTCCAGCTGAAGCTTTGATTGCAATCCATGGAATTGATCCAGAAAGAGATGGGATCCCTTTGAAGAAG GTTACGGAAGCGTGTAATACTTGTTTTGAGCAGCGACAGATCTTCACTCAGCAAGTTCTTGCAAAGGTCTTGAATCAATTG GTTGAGCAGACTCCCCTTCCCCTATTATTTATGCGCACGGTGCTGCAGGCAATTGGTGCTTTTCCATCACTG GTGGACTATATAATGGAAATCCTTTCTCGCCTTGTACAGAAGCAG ATATGGAAGTATCCAAAGCTATGGGTCGGATTCATTAAGTGTGCTTTTTTGACAAAACCAGAATCTTTTGGTGTCTTGCTTCAG CTTCCACCAGCACACCTGGAAAATGTATTACATAGAACGCCAGCTCTAAGGGATCCCTTGATTGCACATGCTAGCCAACCACATATTAaatcatcactcccaag GTCTGTACTAGTGGTGCTAGGATTAGCTTCCGACTTTCATAATTCAGATTTGACAAAACCAACCCATTCTGAGACAGGAGAGTTGGGCAAGTCGGAACATACACACTCAAGTCATGCTCAAAGTGAAGAGACTAGCAAGTCTGATAAGGAGGTGGTGACTGACAAGTCAAAGGAATCATCTGATGC
- the LOC113697522 gene encoding uncharacterized protein isoform X2, which yields METVVLLYTPDPNGSSDPPADLDSEASVKEFNISWLRGGHPILNIGDLSIEASQSLGLLLDQLRFPTVKSLNNLIIIMLINSLSAIASKRPAFYGRILPVLLGLDPSSSSGKGVHHALKSAFLSCLNCTHPGAVPWRDRLIDTLRELKAVGVAEHAAIELASQNSGSLERKNDSLITQDRKPTSKALDDICNDASRKRTGMEESTDLLEDKMSVKRMKSVPVTSDGSTNDLSSDQGRVPSGGSGACKMEEDSGPVQQLVGMFGALVAQGEKAIASLEILISSISADLLAEVVIANMRNFPSNRPQIEGDNEQLFGRGSCPGMSGSNSEFDNLTLLLTNILSQSSAVPQKDSGMDSLPSAANELELRGTSGNTDVPGMSYVMEEASVPTTTPASSGGHVPCDTENGGSGTPSDVIDVGNEESEIPGLDLPVPKDELVITSLGSTELKDASQEQVSSLARSSLELLPSVSTDRSEELSPRATVTDLSCVNSLSATSSGLSTQLLLPKISAPVISLSDDQLDNLQKPILLRITDTYKQIATAGGSQVCLSVLAYLGVKFPLDLEPWKLLQTHILSDYVNHEGHELTLRVLYRLYGEAEEDHDFVSSTTAKSVYEMFLLTVAETLRDSFPWPDKCLNRLLVEVPYLPDSILKLLEGMCSPGGSNKDNNNPERVRQGLSIVWSLILLRPPIRDACLTIALKSAIHPVEEVRDKALRLVVNKLYPQPSMSRQIEAFAWEVLVSAANANTALESCDADGANAEFKDSDMGKPSNELPVVGTSSKGLSAVTDSFSISESISSSLLAEGQRRMALYFAICTKNHSLFRQIFVIYESTSKAVKQAVLHHIPKLVRAIGPSPELLQILPDPPTGSMELVMQVLHTLIDGTTPSSELLSTIKKLYDTKVKDVEILILILPFLPKDEVLAMFPHLVNSPLEKFQLALARVLQGSSSFCPAITPAEALIAIHGIDPERDGIPLKKVTEACNTCFEQRQIFTQQVLAKVLNQLVEQTPLPLLFMRTVLQAIGAFPSLVDYIMEILSRLVQKQIWKYPKLWVGFIKCAFLTKPESFGVLLQLPPAHLENVLHRTPALRDPLIAHASQPHIKSSLPRSVLVVLGLASDFHNSDLTKPTHSETGELGKSEHTHSSHAQSEETSKSDKEVVTDKSKESSDAT from the exons ATGGAAACAGTTGTTCTACTCTATACACCTGATCCTAATGGCTCCTCAGATCCACCTGCTGATCTAGATTCAGAAG CCAGTGTTAAAGAATTTAACATATCATGGCTTCGAGGGGGTCATCCTATactaaatattggagatttgtCAATTGAAGCAAGTCAGAGTTTGGGTCTGCTGCTCGATCAGTTGAGATTTCCAACAGTAAAGTCACTGAACAACTTGATTATCATTATGCTTATCAACAG TCTCTCTGCAATTGCAAGTAAAAGGCCTGCATTTTATGGACGTATTCTGCCAGTTTTACTTGGTTTGGACCCTTCAAGCTCCAGTGGCAAAGGGGTGCATCATGCTTTGAAGAGTGCCTTCCTCTCTTGCTTGAATTGTACTCATCCGGGTGCTGTCCCG TGGCGTGATCGCTTAATTGATACTCTGAGAGAATTAAAAGCTGTAGGAGTGGCAGAACATGCTGCTATAGAACTAGCTTCACAAAATAGTGGAAGTTTAGAGAGGAAAAATGATTCTTTAATAACCCAG GATCGAAAACCTACAAGCAAGGCCCTTGATGATATATGCAATGACGCCAGCAGGAAAAGAACAGGAATGGAAGAAAGTACTGATCTACTTGAGGATAAAATGTCTGTAAAACGCATGAAATCTGTGCCTGTCACCTCTGATGGATCAACAAATGATTTAAGTTCTGACCAGGGCAGAGTTCCTTCTGGTGGATCTGGGGCTTGTAAAATGGAAGAAGACAGTGGCCCTGTCCAACAACTTGTTGGTATGTTTGGTGCATTGGTTGCTCAAGGAGAAAAAGCTATTGCATCATTAGAGATTCTCATCTCTAGTATATCAGCTGACTTGCTTGCTGAAGTTGTAATTGCTAACATgcgaaattttccttcaaatcgCCCTCAAATTGAAGGAGATAATGAGCAGTTGTTTGGCAGAGGGTCTTGTCCTGGCATGTCAGGAAGCAATTCTGAGTTTGATAATTTAACATTGCTTCTCACCAACATTCTTTCACAATCTAGTGCTGTCCCACAGAAAGATAGTGGGATGGATTCTCTACCTTCTGCAGCAAATGAGCTTGAG CTAAGAGGGACCTCGGGTAATACTGATGTCCCTGGTATGAGCTATGTGATGGAAGAGGCTTCAGTGCCTACAACTACTCCAGCTTCTTCAGGTGGACATGTCCCATGTGACACAGAGAATGGTGGTTCAGGGACGCCCTCTGATGTTATTGATGTTGGGAATGAAGAGAGTGAGATACCTGGTCTAGATTTACCAGTTCCCAAGGATGAATTAGTTATTACTTCTTTGGGTTCAACTGAATTGAAGGATGCAAGTCAAGAACAAGTTAGTAGTCTAGCTAGGTCATCACTAGAATTACTTCCTTCAGTGTCAACTGATAGGTCTGAGGAACTTAGCCCTAGAGCTACAGTCACAGACCTAAGCTGTGTCAACTCCTTAAGTGCAACTTCTTCTGGGTTATCGACACAGTTGCTTTTGCCCAAGATTTCTGCCCCGGTTATAAGTCTTAGTGATGACCAGCTAGATAACTTACAGAAGCCGATTCTCTTGCGCATAACTGATACTTACAAGCAAATAGCTACCGCTGGAGGTTCTCAAGTCTGCCTTTCTGTACTTGCTTATTTAGGAGTTAAG TTTCCATTGGATTTAGAGCCATGGAAGTTACTACAAACACATATACTGTCTGACTATGTAAATCATGAG GGGCACGAGTTGACTTTGCGTGTCCTCTACAGGTTATATGGTGAAGCAGAAGAGGACCACGACTTTGTTTCCTCAACCACTGCTAAATCTGTATATGAGATGTTTCTTCTTACCGTG GCAGAAACATTAAGGGATTCTTTTCCATGGCCTGACAAATGTCTAAATAGATTGCTTGTTGAAGTTCCTTACCTGCCCgattccattttgaaattgcttGAGGGCATGTGTTCCCCTGGTGGCAGTAACAAAGATAACAACAATCCGGAACGAGTTCGGCAAGGTCTTAGTATTGTATGGAGTCTGATTTTGTTGAGGCCTCCTATTCGAGATGCCTGCCTAACAATTGctttgaag AGTGCAATTCATCCGGTTGAAGAAGTGCGAGATAAGGCCTTACGTCTG GTGGTGAACAAGCTTTATCCTCAGCCTTCAATGTCACGGCAAATAGAAGCTTTTGCCTGGGAGGTGTTGGTATCAGCTGCAAATGCCAATACTGCACTGGAGTCATGTGATGCTGATGGAGCTAATGCTGAATTTAAG GATTCTGATATGGGAAAACCATCAAATGAACTTCCTGTTGTTGGTACCTCTTCCAAAGGGTTATCAGCAGTCACCGATTCATTTTCAATATCTGAAAGTATATCGTCCTCCTTACTAGCTGAGGGGCAGCGACGCATGGCTCTGTATTTTGCAATTTGTACAAAG AATCACTCCCTCTTTCGCCAAATATTTGTTATTTATGAGAGTACATCCAAGGCTGTAAAGCAG GCAGTATTACACCACATCCCAAAGCTTGTTCGAGCAATTGGCCCGTCGCCTGAGCTTCTTCAAATCTTACCTGATCCACCAACTGGAAGCATGGAGCTTGTGATGCAG GTTTTACACACATTGATAGATGGGACAACGCCTTCCTCGGAATTGTTATCTACCATTAAGAAGTTGTATGATACTAAAGTAAAG GATGTAGAGATTCTAATTCTCATACTGCCATTTTTGCCAAAAGATGAG GTTTTGGCAATGTTTCCACATCTCGTGAATTCCCCATTGGAGAAGTTTCAGCTTGCCCTTGCACGTGTGCTTCAG GGGTCTTCTAGTTTCTGTCCGGCAATAACTCCAGCTGAAGCTTTGATTGCAATCCATGGAATTGATCCAGAAAGAGATGGGATCCCTTTGAAGAAG GTTACGGAAGCGTGTAATACTTGTTTTGAGCAGCGACAGATCTTCACTCAGCAAGTTCTTGCAAAGGTCTTGAATCAATTG GTTGAGCAGACTCCCCTTCCCCTATTATTTATGCGCACGGTGCTGCAGGCAATTGGTGCTTTTCCATCACTG GTGGACTATATAATGGAAATCCTTTCTCGCCTTGTACAGAAGCAG ATATGGAAGTATCCAAAGCTATGGGTCGGATTCATTAAGTGTGCTTTTTTGACAAAACCAGAATCTTTTGGTGTCTTGCTTCAG CTTCCACCAGCACACCTGGAAAATGTATTACATAGAACGCCAGCTCTAAGGGATCCCTTGATTGCACATGCTAGCCAACCACATATTAaatcatcactcccaag GTCTGTACTAGTGGTGCTAGGATTAGCTTCCGACTTTCATAATTCAGATTTGACAAAACCAACCCATTCTGAGACAGGAGAGTTGGGCAAGTCGGAACATACACACTCAAGTCATGCTCAAAGTGAAGAGACTAGCAAGTCTGATAAGGAGGTGGTGACTGACAAGTCAAAGGAATCATCTGATGC
- the LOC113695635 gene encoding rhodanese-like domain-containing protein 10 — MTGFTSRNSKTSKTALAQDKRTGNVFTNSRRLKRIRVNAVSGKALQLIQSGEVRPILPKDAAAVIESEGYALLDVRPEWERQKARVAGSVHVPLFVKDMDNSPITLLKKWVHFGYIGLWTGQDLTMINPDFVKQVERELPDKDAKIILACGEGLRSMMAASRLHGEGYKNLAWLAGGFSRAADNDFSAVEGTEKLQFATIGGVSYYFLKLLILLQAVGKES, encoded by the exons ATGACTGGTTTT acttccagaaattccaaaacgaGTAAAACTGCTCTGGCTCAAGATAAGAGAACTGGGAATGTCTTCACCAACTCTCGACGTTTGAAAAGAATTAGAGTGAATGCAGTTTCCGGGAAGGCTCTGCAGCTGATACAGTCAGGCGAAGTGCGTCCCATATTGCCAAAAGATGCTGCCGCGGTCATAGAGTCGGAAGGCTATGCATTGCTGGACGTTAGGCCGGAGTGGGAGAGACAGAAGGCACGCGTTGCAGGGTCAGTTCATGTGCCGTTGTTTGTCAAGGACATGGACAACAGCCCTATAACTCTCCTCAAGAAGTGGGTACATTTTGGCTACATCGGACTCTGGACCGGCCAAGACTTGACCATGATTAATCCCGACTTTGTCAAGCAAGTGGAGAGAGAACTTCCTGATAAGGATGCCAAGATTATCTTAGCATGTGGAGAAGGTCTAAG GTCTATGATGGCCGCTTCAAGATTACATGGAGAAGGATACAAGAACTTGGCATGGTTGGCGGGGGGATTTAGTCGTGCCGCAGATAATGATTTCTCGGCAGTTGAAGGAACTGAGAAGCTGCAATTTGCTACGATAGGGGGTGTCTCGTACTACTTTCTTAAATTACTTATTCTATTACAAGCTGTGGGAAAAGAAAGTTAA